CGATCCGGTTGCGACCGAGGATCTGTTCGGCTTCATCCAGCGTGGTGCCTTCGCGCGCGGTGATCAGCCCTTCGCTCGTCATCGCCTCGCTCAGCGGCCGGTCGAGGTTGCGCTCGAACTGCAGATCACGATTGGTGATGATGCCGACGAGCTTCTCGTCGTCGTCGACGATCGGAACACCCGAGATGCGAAAACGGTGCATGAGGGCAGTCGCCTCACGCACCGTGTCGCTCGATCGCAGCGTGATCGGCTTGAGGATCATGCCGCTTTCGGACCGCTTTACGCGATCGACTTCGGAGGACTGGCGGTCGATCGACATGTTCTTGTGCAGCACGCCGATGCCGCCGGCCCTCGCCATCGCGATCGCCATGTCGGATTCGGTGACCGTGTCCATCGCCGCCGAAACGAGCGGCACGCGGAGCTCGATTCCGCGGGTGAAGCGCGACGTCACGGAAACGTCTTTGGGGTGCGTCAACGAATGGCGCGGGACGAGGAGGACGTCGTCGAACGTAAGCGCGTATTCTTCGCGCACCCGCGCGGCTGGGCCGCGACCTTGATGCTGAAGACGCGAAAGCCCGCTCCCCGAGCTATCCGAGGTCGCGGGCCGCACTGGTGGTCGAGTTCTGGTTGCCATGGTGAAAGATAGGCTCGGCCCCAAATGAATGGTAGGCCGCGGCCAGCCCTCTCCGGCGCTCTAAACTCTTCCTATCACGCGTAAACGGCGGCGAATCCGCTTGGGCAGAAAAAACGCGGCCGCCGCTAAGGCGCCTTTCAAATTGAGGTCCGCGAGATCGGCGGGATCCCCGGTCCAATGGTCGAGCACCACCTTTCGCCCCGCGTTGTTGATCAGATGCTGCAGCGCGAGCACGAGAAGAAACAGGTCGTCGATCTCGCCGAAAAATGGAATGAAGTCGGGGATGAGATCGATCGGCGAAACGATGTAGATGACCGCGCCCGCGACGAGCAGCTTGTCGAACGTGGCAACCCGCTTGTCGACGACGAGTCCGCCGAGCAGCCGGAGATACGACGGCAACTGGCGCACGTAGTAGAGCACCGTCCGCCTCGCCCCGGTTCGCGGACGCCGGACTTCGCGCTCTTCTTCCTCGTGCAACGCGCGATGTACGCGTGCCGCCGAACCGCGTCGTGTTTTCATAGCTTTTCTCCCGAACCGCCGGGGTCCTGAATGTCTCGCGCGGGTGACGACGCGGAATCGCCGGTCGCCGGCGGCGTCGGCGAGGTCGGCGTCGCTGGAGCGGAGTTCGGAGACGTCGAGCGCGCGGAATTCACCAGTTCGCTCGCCATCGTCTTTCCCGTCTCGAGCGCGCTGTTCAACGCGTTCGCCGCCCTGTTCATGAAGCCGACCGTTTCGGCGATCGTCGACGCGGAAATCCGTCCGGCGCGAAGCTGGTCCTCGATCGCTTCCGTGAATCGCGTGAACGTGCTGGCGCTTGGCGAGGCGCGCTCGGCGAACTTCGACTCCAGGAACTCGACGTAGTCGAGGACCTGGTAGCCGCGCTCGTCCGGCAGTGTTTCGAGTTTTCTCAGGATTCGGTCGCGCAGGTGCTCGTTCATGGTCTCTGAAATCGGGCGCCGCGCGTGACCCGCGTCAACCCCGTCAGCCGCGCCAGCGACTTCGAGTTCCGCGCGCGTCGATGTGCACGTACGGCGTGTTGTACCGTCCGCTGGTGTACAAGCCGAGCCCGCCCACCAAGTCGGGATGCTCGGCCTCGACCTCTTCCACGGCGCGCGCGACG
The Gemmatimonadaceae bacterium DNA segment above includes these coding regions:
- a CDS encoding YkvA family protein, translating into MKTRRGSAARVHRALHEEEEREVRRPRTGARRTVLYYVRQLPSYLRLLGGLVVDKRVATFDKLLVAGAVIYIVSPIDLIPDFIPFFGEIDDLFLLVLALQHLINNAGRKVVLDHWTGDPADLADLNLKGALAAAAFFLPKRIRRRLRVIGRV